A stretch of DNA from Macrotis lagotis isolate mMagLag1 chromosome X, bilby.v1.9.chrom.fasta, whole genome shotgun sequence:
TTAAAGAAGCTAAGGTACAAAATGGAGATGTGAAAATGTTGCACAATAGCACATTTGAGCTTGAAGTCATAGGATCCTAGAGCTAAAGCCAAAAAGACTTTAGTTACATGCCATCaagtctaactccttcattttactgatgaggaaactgaggtccagaaagggaaagtgttttgtccagggtcacctggctaggaagtgtctgaagcaggatttgaactcctgactctgGACCTAGAGTTATAGCCACtacaccacactgcctctcaCAGTATTttaactcattcattttatagatggaaaaactgagacttggaaagGAGAAATTACCTGACCAATTGACCAACTATTCAGACCCTGTTGATAACTTAGAACAAATCGACAGGGATCTGTTGAAGCAGGCTAGCTGAACAAGCTCATCTCTTTGCCATCCCTTCCTGCCTCTCATTCCTCCTTGGAAATTACCAACTCCTCCAGGAGCAGGTGATCACAGGAGCCACAGGGGACTATGTCTCTGAAACCAACCTGGGGCAAGGTAGGGGGTGTGGGGGTGGTCCTAATAAATGTCTTTATTCCCTGCTTTTTTGCAGGTGTTGTCAAGGTGTTATAAATAACTGATGCACACCCACACACACAGGACGGGGCACAGTGTAAAGATTACTGGTCTTAATACCAGAAGAGAAAAGGTGGGTTCAAGTCCTGGCCCTGCTATTTGCTAGTTTATGTCGCCCTGAGCAGATAGCTGGGGCTCCATTTCTCCATTCATACATATTATGCAGATAATGATACTTGTACCATCTTCCCCATCAGGGAACTATGAAGAAACTGCTCTGTAAACTTCAAAACAAATGCTAGAGAAATAAGAGTTGTTATTATCTTCGGAGGCTTTGATATTATGTCTTTAGAGTTATTATCTCAATTGAGATTTAATGGGTAGGCTGTGAGACTTAGTAGGATTTAAAGGTCAGCTCTGTCATTTACCAATTGTGTGATCTTAAcaaatttcctcatctctctgagcctcagtttacgcAACTACAAAATGTGGGCTAACAACACATTTGCTAATGGGCTTGCTGCAAGAAAGGGGCtatgtaaaatgggaaatgataaaagaaacaGGAGTTCCTTCTTATTTTGAAGAGCGAATTTTAAAAAAGGTCCAGGAAAGTCTAATAAGTTATTGTGActcatctctccctcctttcaacTTTTGCTTTGGAACCTTGGGGTAGGACTGTTTGGCCAGCTCCTGCTGTTTTTACAGACTGCACAGGAGCTGCCTTTGGGGAGAAGGAAACAAAGCTATCATTCTGAGGACCCAACCTCCCCAAACATCATGCCCTTTTGGTGAGTTGTTTGATGCTATCCAGATACCCTCTAAGTCTGAATAAAGAATCTCAGGTCTCTTACATCCTGAGCATCACCTGGAACTACAATTTTGGTGGGGGGGAACCAAAGCTTTGCTCCATGGGGCCAACTTCTGGGAGGAGGGGTGCATGCTTTGTGTGATATAATGAACTTAGAGTCAATAGACCTGGTTAACAACCCTTGTTTTGACATTTACAACTGTGTAACCTTTGGTAAATCACTTTACAGCAGCAGGGCAATCCTTTTACTTTTCTGTGATTGATTCTCTgtcccactccccacagaaactATTCCAAATATTCTCTCCTGTCCTCAAACTTCCAACATTAACTCTTCCTTTCACTCCCTAATCTAGAGGCCCTCATCTGacattttactgagaaaatagagaccctcttcccccttctcttcatCTTGGAACCCCTTGGTATCATCTTCTACTCTCTCTTCCTTTATGTAATATCTGAAAATGctcttctccttgccaaggccaTCCCATTTTCTGTGTCCTTGGTCCCATCCCCTCCCATTTTCTCCACCCATTGCCCCTAAATTACTCAGCCTGTATTTCTAATCTTAAATATCTCATCATCTACTAGTTCCTTCCCTACTACCTACAAACATGCCCACGTCATCCTTATTTTCAAATACCTTCATTGCTCTCCACCATCCCTTGGAGATATTATCCTAtagctctcttccctttctcataTACAAACTcctataaaaaaattatctatactCACTGCCtctacttccttccttttcaCTCACTTCTCCATGCTTTGTAATCTTGCTCCTGTCATTGTTACTCAACTGAAACTATTTCCAAATTTCCAAAATCATCAATGATCTTTAACTGCCAAATCTGATCATGTTTTCTCAGTTCTTGTCTTCTCTGAAGTCTCTGACCTTGTGCATCACCCTTTTTCTCATATGCTTTCTCCATTAGGAGTTTTCATAATCCTGCTTCCTCTTGGTTCTCTACATAGCTATTTGACCATTGCTTCTCAGTCTGCTCTACTGATTCATTGTTCATAGTATGCCCCTTAAATGTGGGTCTTCCACAAGCCAAGATCCAGTCCTACATCAAAACTGGTTATCCCAAAAGCATCTccaactcaacatgtccaaaacaaaactcattctatTTCCCCTCATAGCCATTCCTCTTGCATGTTTCCCTGTTTCTTTGAAGGCACTGCCAGATTTCCATTCTCTCAGTCCCCACCTCAACTTTGGATTCTACTCTGCACTCTTGCTCATCCCacatatccaattcattgtcaGTGCTTTGTTTCTATGTCCACATAGATGTCTATCATATCCATCCCTTTATTACTACACATAGAGGCAGCACCCTCCTCATCTTTCATCTAAGCTATTGAAatattctcctaattggtctcaGCTTCCAatctcccttctccaatctatcctccattaaGCAATCAGAGGGATTTACATCAAGCTCAAGTCTGACCGTGTTATTTCTCCACTCAATAATCTCCAGTGTTCCATTTCTGTTCCTCTGTTTATATTGTGAAGTCTTTCACTGATTGGTCCAACTTACCCTTATAGCCTTGCTACTACTATTATTCCACCCCCTACTACATTCAATGACCCAGCTCACCTGGGCTTCCTGCTGTTCTCACACGAAACTCCATCTTCTATCTTTGTGcctatgcctggaatgcactcTTTCTTCACTTCTGTCTCATAGAATTCCTTGCTTCCATCAAGAATCAGTCCTAGtaccaccttctacatgaaatctCTTCTGATCCAGCAGCTGCTAGTGTCCTCCCTCTttaatttactttgtatttatttgtatttataccCTGTATTTACCCCGTGTTTATTCTGTTTATgtttacatatattcatattgtTGCTTCTTATAAAAGATAATCACTTGGGGGCAGTaaatattgcttttttctttgtagcACTAGCACTTTCCATAGTgtcatagtagatgcttaataaatactggttgGTTATTTGATTGATACCACACTGAACCTCATCCTTGTCTCCCATAGTGTTTTCCTTGACCAAGAGCaaatatcattattcccattttacagatgagaatactgaagCTCAGAAGTCAGTTTCAGTGGTTTACCCAAGATCATGGAGCTCAGAGATCTCAGAGTCAGGGCTTGAACCAAGGGATCTTTTCTTGCTAGAGAGGGTGAGAGGGAATGACACTAGATCACAAAATCCAAGTCTCGCTGCTTCCACAGAAGGTTCACTCTTCTATAAGGACCATTTTTCTCCTGGGAacccttggttttctttttgattCAGCCTTTAACACCTGCCCAGTCTTAGATTCTGGATCTAGACTCACTTCTGCCTTGATTGACTAAGCCTACCCACCTCTGATCACTCCCAAATGCCACCTTCTTTCAGTACTTAGAGGCAAACATAggctagagaaagaaagaacatagaCTTGCTAGAGATCTTAGTGTCAGTAACCATAGCCAGCAGTTGTTAAACCAAGAGTAGCTGGCTGCTTCAGCACTTTGAAGCCATAGATAGAAGTAAAAATTGGATTTGCACTGCCCTCCCAGGATGGTGGTGGAAATGGGGGGAACAGAATCCAGatatttaaggaggaaaaaacatcataggatcatagcaCTAGACCTAATAGGGACCTCATAGGTtatttagtccaatcccctcattttgcaaatgaggaaactgagaccaaattTAAGTTACTTTGCCCAAGCAAGGCATCAGGGACAGGGTTTGGATCCATATTCCAAAGTCAATGTCATTTCCACTGTAACATGTTGCCCCCAAAATAAGTAGATTTACTTAAAACTGGTCCAAATTTGTGTCTGAATGGAGTGAACATCCGACAAGAATGAGTTTCTGGGGCACCATTACAAGGTGCCATAGCATTGTCTGTGGTTCCTAAGGAATAACTTCCCTACCAAAGGTGCAAACTGGGGAGGACATTATGCATCATATCCTTTCTCCTGGTATCTATTACAGCATTTCAATCTAGTCCAGCCTTGCAAATAGTGTTCTGGAAAGGGCTGAGTCTACGATGTTTCTCTAGCAGTATTCCTAATATTAGTGTTCATCCTGAGAATTCGTCCCTCTTCTAGATGAAGCCCACTCCATCCCAAGGAGTGCTTTGAGAGCCCATACCTAACACTCTGAAACCATCTAcaaaaattccctcattttacaggtgaagaaatggaAGCCTAGAGAGGGAAATAAATTTCCCATCCAGATAACTCATTGGTGGTAAAATTGGAATCACACTCAAGTGTCCTGATTCCCAGTCCTGTGATCTTTCCATAGCCTCCCTGGATTAAAGCATTGCATCTTTCGATTGGAAcatcagaactgaaaggaacctcagagctCATCTAACAAGACTAGTTTTTttcctacagatgaggaaattgaggccataGAGAGCAAGAGTGTGTCATTTTTCCATTGTCTTTTAGTTTTGTTGTATGGATATGTCTCCAAGTGGAATACGAACAGATCAACAGAAGAGATGATGTTCTGCCCACCTTCTCCCTGAAGCATCCAGTATAATACTGAGGACTATAGGTGCTCAGTGGATATGTCCTCATTGGACTTAAGGCAGTTCTCTATTCTAATCATGCCCCTGCTCTCCACAGATATGTTCACTGGTTCCCTATTGCCTACTGAATAAAGCATAAACTCTggtctggcattcaaggccctccaatcttcctttccagtcttctcatatGACTCTCCTTCACATGCTTtatgttcaattcaacaaatatttgttaagcttCTGCTGTGTACAGTCTTGTATTTGTTGCTAGGGATACCAAAGGTGAGAacgaaaataataatgatgacaataataataatatttagattACGGAGTGCTTTACAcctatcatctcatttaatcaaAGGAATCATAGGCAAGTAAGGAGCAATGGGGACCTGAGCGCCTGGCAGGGGAAATTATCAAAGAACTCATGCTTAGACTCAGTCGAATCTGGCAAATTTAtctctatttccccttttccccatcctACTCTCAACTGGAAGTAATTTCTCCTTCCTCACACTTCTCATGGCCCCTTTGTCTGCAACTCTATTTTCTATAGTATTTGTTTGTGTTCATGTCTCCCCTGTCCTTTCCCCCAGTTAGACTGGCAACTCCTTAAGCGAAGAGAACATCATATGTATCCTTGTATTCTCAGTATTTAGTAGAAGGCCCTGTACTCAATAGAGTTAGGGACTGAACCTGTGATTGACTTGGTATAAGGGACTTCCAGGTAAGGAATCTCTCTGTACTAATAGTGATCAGCCCTGAAATTTGCAGTCTTAAGAACTATCTAAATCAGTGAGGGATCAAAGGGCTTGCCCAGGATACACAGCCAGCATATGTtggaggcaggacttgaactcgtGTCTTCCtggttctatccactacaccatgctACTTTTCCTCCCAAgatcaaaaattaaatagtcaaaaaacaacaagaaatacctcaactaggtgactcaatggatctgacctcagacactagctgggtgaccctgggtaagtcacttcatcctgtttacctcagttttctcatttgtaaaacgagctggagaaggaaatggcaagctgctcctgtattttttgccaagaaaatcccaaatgaggtcactaagagttggatacaactgaaatgactgacaaACAACAAAATACCTACAAACCTTTTTGATGAACTGTGAAAAGATCATCCACAGCAACAGTCTTTGTGACAAAAGGAGCAAGTTGGTACCACTATCATTGAAAGGAAACCAAAATAGCTCCTTCCCTGGACATGGTAAATGCAGACTCTTAATAGGAAAAAAGACTGAGGGATATGAAGGCAACATACTTGATCTCTTTGGTGTTCTGGTAATAATGGCATCAAATTTTAGAATGTGGTACagtgggtgtttaataaattctagttgaaATGAACATGTTCAAAGGGAGTGGTCTGAATGATGAGGGAGCTTAGGATCATTCTGTAAGGGGAAGTGTTCAAGGAATGGGAATGTTTGTCTTAGAAAAAGGAGGCTTATTAGGGTGATGATCTCTgtgttcaaatatttaaaggatttTCATATAGAAGAGAGATTAGAATTCTTTGGCTTAGCTCCAAAAGGTAGAAGTAGAACAGACAGGGAAGCCTCAGAGAAGATTTTGGCTCAGTTTAAGAGAGAATTTCTGAAAAATCAGAACTGTTCATAAATGCTTAATGAGATAATGAGTCCCCCACCGCTGGTGGTCTTTAAATGAAGAGACATTTGATAACTACCTGTCAGGGATCTTATAAAAGTAATGAATGTTGCAGGTAAGGGGTAGACCCTGGAGGTTCCTTAACCCCCTACAGTCCAGGATTTGATGAATTCAACTTTAAAAATCACATAACCTGACTCAGAAGCTCCTCTCCAACATCCCCAACAAGTGGTCAGCCAGCCTCCAATGAGGGGTATCATCAAGGTAGCCTGTTCTACTTTTAGATGGCTCTGAGTTTTATATTCTCTATATTTAATGGATGCTATCGTTCTGAAGCTTCCTCAACCTCCATTATTCCTCTCTGGAGCTAAGCAGAATAAATCTAGCCACTCTTTCATgtgacagcctttcaaatacttgaaaggtattaaattaaatttcttctttttctcctcttatagAATACAATGGAGAGCCTGACCAATGTTAACACCACAGAAGTGACAGAATTCATTCTAGTGGGTCTGTCTAATCACCCCAAAGCCCAGATCGCCTTCTTCTGTGCCCTGGTCATGATCTATTCAATCACACTGGTGGGTAACGGGGTCATCATTTTCGTAGTCAGAATTGATGGGCAGCTGCATACCcccatgtattttttcctcaGCAATTTGTCCTTCCTTGATATCTGCTACTCCACCAGTTCTGTGCCTCACCTCCTCTCCAATGGATTTAGAGACTTCCCTACCATTTCCTACACCAGCTGCTATGCCCAGATGACAGTCTCCCTTTTCCTTGGGATGACAGAATGTTTCCTCCTTGCCGTCATGGCCTATGACCGATTAGTCGCCATTTCCAATCCATTGCGCTACACCCTCATCATGAACAATCGAGTCTGTCTGCAGATGGCCATAAGCACCTGGGTCAGTGCCTTCCTCTTGGCTGCAATGCCAATCATTGCTATTCCAGCTCATTACTGTGGACACAACATCATTAACCACTTCACCTGTGAGATTCAGGCCGTGCTGAAGCTTGTCTGCTCAGACACCCCCATCAGCCTGATCCTGGATCTGGTCATCAGTGTGTGCACATTACCGCTGCCCTTCAGCTTCATTCTCATCTCCTATATCCGCATTGTGGCAGCCGTGCTCAGGATCCGCTCCACGGAGGCCAGACTCAAAGCCTTCTCCACCTGTAGCTCCCACTTGACCGTGGTGACTATTTTTTTTGGGACAGCCATCTACATGTATGTGAAACCTCAATCAAAAGAATCCCAGGATCAGGATAAAATTATCTCTGTGTTTTATGGAGTTGTAACCCCTATGCTGAACCCCCTCATTTATACCCTGAGGAACAAAGATGTTAAAGGTGCTTTGAGAAAAATAACTATGAGGAAAGAGAGCTGAACTAAATTTTCCCATGAAAGATCATCCAGGTAAAGGTCTGACCTTTATCTATGTCAAAAGCAAATTGCCATCTCAAGATAATTAAACGTGTCCCTCATGGGAACCAAGAGCCCCAGATTCTGGTACTGGCTCTCCTATTAACTCACAACATGaaactgggaaagtcacttggcTTTCTGGGCTCCAGtagactcatctgtaaaatggaatgagTGGATTAGAGCTTCTCGATATTCCTTCTGGCTCTGGCAACCTATTTCCTGCTCTAATTGAACATTtgcattcaattttctcatctgaaaaatatgattattttctcattcttttagtCTCTTGAAAATAGAGAATTATTGGAGAGCTCCTTGGGCCACAGTATCGATGAAATCACATGAAACTGAAattcaaagagggaaaatgacttagctaagatcacacagttaccAACTCATGAGGTCAGGATTTGATTCCAAGACCCATATTCCCTTTTCGCATATCTCTCTGCCCCTGTTTAGTGACTTTAGTGGAATCCTGACATGAGATGACCAAAATCAGCTTTTCCTACCCCATTCCTCTGTATTCCAAATATCTTGGAAAATTACACAGAAATATGTGAGATAACCCCCGCCCAGGACAAAAGACTAACAAAATCACAAGGAGACATGGAAAGAAGAGGCAATGCTATAACCAGGTCAAGGCAACCAGGACTTTATCCCAGAATTCTGATAGAAGGAGGAGGCATGGTTTTTCCCCAAAGTAGCTTTCTACCCAGGAATGGGAATTCATGTTCCTAGTGGTTTGGTCCTAGGATAGAGCAGGAAAAGACAGGGTCTACTAGAAAGACACTATTCCTCCACAGCAGATGTAGCCCTAGTCAGAGGGATAGCACATACCAGGGATAAAGTGCTTTAGGGTTAGTAACCAGAACTCC
This window harbors:
- the LOC141498623 gene encoding olfactory receptor 13H1-like; translation: MESLTNVNTTEVTEFILVGLSNHPKAQIAFFCALVMIYSITLVGNGVIIFVVRIDGQLHTPMYFFLSNLSFLDICYSTSSVPHLLSNGFRDFPTISYTSCYAQMTVSLFLGMTECFLLAVMAYDRLVAISNPLRYTLIMNNRVCLQMAISTWVSAFLLAAMPIIAIPAHYCGHNIINHFTCEIQAVLKLVCSDTPISLILDLVISVCTLPLPFSFILISYIRIVAAVLRIRSTEARLKAFSTCSSHLTVVTIFFGTAIYMYVKPQSKESQDQDKIISVFYGVVTPMLNPLIYTLRNKDVKGALRKITMRKES